A genomic segment from Dietzia psychralcaliphila encodes:
- the trhA gene encoding PAQR family membrane homeostasis protein TrhA, translating into MNSAAHPRPEGDDDDFGVPALPEKPLLRGWIHAGTLPVAVVLGVVLTVLADGTALKWACAVFLATSSLLFGISALYHRRTWGPEATALLRRLDHSNIFLLIAGTYTPMTVAALDPPASTILLVIVWTGALIGIAFRLFWLSAPRWLYVVLYIVLGWTAVWFAGDLVEANLVGVALVVAGGVAYTGGAVVYGLKRPNPVPGVYGFHEVFHTCTVIAFACHWAAMFLFITQS; encoded by the coding sequence GTGAACTCCGCTGCACACCCGAGGCCCGAGGGGGACGACGACGACTTCGGCGTCCCCGCGCTACCCGAGAAACCGCTGCTGCGCGGGTGGATCCACGCCGGGACGCTGCCGGTGGCCGTGGTCCTCGGCGTGGTCCTCACCGTCTTGGCGGACGGGACCGCGCTGAAATGGGCGTGCGCGGTGTTCCTGGCCACGTCGTCGCTGCTCTTCGGGATCTCGGCCCTCTACCACCGCCGTACCTGGGGCCCGGAGGCCACCGCGCTGTTGCGCCGGCTGGACCACTCGAACATCTTCCTGCTCATCGCGGGCACCTACACCCCCATGACGGTCGCCGCGCTCGACCCCCCGGCCAGCACGATCCTGCTGGTGATCGTGTGGACGGGCGCGCTGATCGGTATCGCGTTCCGCCTGTTCTGGTTGTCGGCGCCCCGGTGGTTGTACGTGGTGCTGTACATCGTCCTGGGCTGGACGGCGGTGTGGTTCGCCGGCGACCTCGTCGAGGCCAACCTCGTGGGGGTCGCACTCGTGGTCGCCGGCGGCGTGGCCTACACGGGCGGGGCCGTGGTCTACGGGCTCAAGCGGCCGAATCCCGTTCCCGGGGTCTACGGCTTCCACGAGGTCTTCCACACCTGCACGGTCATCGCGTTCGCCTGTCACTGGGCGGCGATGTTCCTGTTCATCACGCAGTCCTGA